GATCACATCCATGGTGAGCCGCGTCGGAGTCGACCCCATCAGCCATCCCGATACCGCAATCCTGGCGATGCTGCTTGCGGCATAAGTAGTTGCATCGGCGCTCGGTGCGCTCCTGCTGCGGCAACTTCGGCGCGCCCGAAGGCCTTCGCCCCCGCGATCGCCGAACCCCGATTCACATAACCGACACGTCCGCGGGCGCCGCTTCCCGGCCGCAGCGCTGATCCGACAGCAAATAAGACGCTGAGCGAACATAAATTGCTGCCCGGTTGCGGTGCGACCGCCCAGCACGTTCGCATCCTACACTTCGCCGAGCCCGGCGCCGTCGGCCCGCCACCTAGCGACCGACGCCGAATTCTGCGGATAACCTGTGAGTATCGCCGATTTAGTGGACACCTCAGCGAATCAGTTAGACGCTCGTCATGTGTGGCGTCGGCGAGCCCCAGCTACCCCTGGGCCGAAACCGTAGGGGTTTGCACCTAGTTACGGACATAAACCCTCGCTACCATGATCAGCAAATACACCTAGGTAATAGTCACTTCTACGCCCAGTGGAGGTCATATCCAATGAGCACGACGTTCGCTGCTCGCCTGAACCGCCTGTTCGACACGGTGTATCCCCCGGGACGCGGGCCGCACACCTCCGCGGAAGTGATCGCGGCTCTCAAGGCGGAGGGCATCACGATGTCGGCTCCGTACCTGTCGCAGTTGCGTTCGGGGAACCGCACCAACCCGTCGGCGGCGACCATGGCCGCATTGGCCAACTTCTTCCGCATCAAGCCGGCCTACTTCACCGACGACGAGTACTACGAGAAGCTGGACCAAGAGCTGTCGTTCCTGGCCACGCTCCGCGATGACGGTGTGCGCCGGCTCGCCCTGCGAGCCGCCGAGTTGTCCCCCGAGGCCCAACACGAGGTGATGCAGCGGGTCAACGAACTGCGCCGCGCGGAGCACTTGGACGCCTAACGGGCTCCCGAGCCCGGTCCCCGGCCCCTACCTGGCGGGCTCCCGGCCGCCCATTCCGATTAGGGTTGGCTCACGGATCGCGCACGCGCGAGACCGATAGTCCACGAGTAACCGGGGAGGCGGTGAGGGAATGGGCCTGTTCCGCAAGCGAAAGAGTCGCGCGACGCGTCGCGCCGAAGCCCGTGCGATCAAGGCCCGCGCGAAGCTGGAGGCCAAGCTCGCCGCCAGAACCGAGACTCGCCGGTACAAGGCCGCCCAACGGGCGGAGGCCAAGGCCCTCAGGGCGCAGATCAAAGCCCAACGGGACAGCGACCGGAACGCGCTGAAGGTCGCCGAGACCGAACTCAAAGCGGCGCGAGAAGGCAGGATCCTCTCGCCGACGCGGATCCGCCGGGCGCTGACGGTGTCCCGGCTGCTCGCCCCGATCCTCACGCCACTCATCTACCGGGCCGCCGTCTCGGCGCGCGCGCTGATGGATCAGCGCCGCGCGGACCAGCTCGGGATCCCGCTCGCGCAGATCGGGCAGTTCTCCGGCCACGGCGCGCAGCTGTCCGCCCGGGTCGCGGGAGCGGAGAAGTCCCTGCGGACCGTGCAGGAGAAGAAGCCGAAGGACGCCGAAACCAAGCAGTTCGTCTCGGCCATCACCGAGCGGCTCACCGATCTGTCGGCGGCTGTCACCGCCGCCGAGAACATGCCGGCCGCGCGACGCCGGGCGGCCCACGCGGCGATTTCGTCGCAGCTCGACGGCATCGAGGCGGACCTGATGGCCCGGCTCGGGTTGAGCTGACCATCCCGCCATGTCGATCCGCGCGCGCCGGATGGCCCGCCTGCCGATGGCGGTGGCGGCCGCCGTCGGCCTCTACCTCGCCTCGGCGGCATGCTTCCCGGCGGCGTGGGCGCACGTCCACGCCAGCAGCGACAACGCGGTGCGCGGCGCCACGGCGATCGTCACGTTTCAGGTCCCCAACGAATCGAATACCGGCGCGCTGACCACGGCCCTGAGCGTCGCCCTGCCCGACGTGGCCTCGGCGAGCACCGAAAGCATGCCGGGCTGGACGGCCAAGCTTGACCGCGACGCGGCATCCGGCGCCGTGCGGTCGGTGACCTGGACGGCCGCGCCGGGCGGCGGGATTGGGGTGGATCAATTCGCACTGTTCCGGGTCTCGGTGAAGCTGCCCGACGCCGAGACCGTCAACTTCCCGGCCACCCAGACCTATTCCGACGGGACGGTCGTCAAGTGGGACCAGCCACCGCAGCCCGGCGGCGGTGAGTCCGAATACCCGGCGCCGACGCTGACGCTCGCCGCGGGACCCGTGCCGTCCCACGGCCACCACCCGCCTTCCGCTATGCCGGCCGACCAGGCGACCGCGCAGCGTCCGAAGTCGTCGGACAACTCCGCCCGGCTGTTGGGTGGCGCGGCCCTGGTCGTGGGCGCGCTGGCGATCTGCCTTGCGCTGATCCGCCGACGGGCATGAGGCGCTTGGCGATTGCCGCATGCGTCGGTGCCCTTCTGATGCTCGCAACAAGCACCGCGCCG
This genomic interval from Mycobacterium sp. SMC-2 contains the following:
- a CDS encoding helix-turn-helix transcriptional regulator, which codes for MSTTFAARLNRLFDTVYPPGRGPHTSAEVIAALKAEGITMSAPYLSQLRSGNRTNPSAATMAALANFFRIKPAYFTDDEYYEKLDQELSFLATLRDDGVRRLALRAAELSPEAQHEVMQRVNELRRAEHLDA
- a CDS encoding DUF6474 family protein — translated: MGLFRKRKSRATRRAEARAIKARAKLEAKLAARTETRRYKAAQRAEAKALRAQIKAQRDSDRNALKVAETELKAAREGRILSPTRIRRALTVSRLLAPILTPLIYRAAVSARALMDQRRADQLGIPLAQIGQFSGHGAQLSARVAGAEKSLRTVQEKKPKDAETKQFVSAITERLTDLSAAVTAAENMPAARRRAAHAAISSQLDGIEADLMARLGLS
- a CDS encoding YcnI family protein yields the protein MSIRARRMARLPMAVAAAVGLYLASAACFPAAWAHVHASSDNAVRGATAIVTFQVPNESNTGALTTALSVALPDVASASTESMPGWTAKLDRDAASGAVRSVTWTAAPGGGIGVDQFALFRVSVKLPDAETVNFPATQTYSDGTVVKWDQPPQPGGGESEYPAPTLTLAAGPVPSHGHHPPSAMPADQATAQRPKSSDNSARLLGGAALVVGALAICLALIRRRA